The nucleotide sequence CGAGTACGACCAGGTCATCGCCGCCGATGCTCGAGATCCCGAGGCCCGGTTCGGATACGCGATGACGCTCGTCCTCCTCGGACGCTACCAGGAGGCTCGGGACCGACTGGAGGCAGGGATCACGAGCCATCCCGACCAGGTGATGTTCCGCAAGGCGCTCGCCCGCCTGCTGGCCGCCGCGCCCGACGCGCGCGCCCGCGACGGGCAGCGGGCGCTGGTGCTGGTGCAGGAGCTGCTCGCGCAGGAGCGGAGCTTCGATCTGGGCGAAGCCATGGCGATGGCGCTCGCCGAGGTCGGACGCTACGCCGAAGCGGCGTCGTGGCAGCGGGAGGTCATCTCGATGGCCGCGCAGGCGGGACGCAACGACCTGGTGCAGTTGATGGGCGGAAATCTCCGGCTGTACGAGCGCGGCGAGCCGTCCCGCACTCCCTGGCGCGACGACGAGATGCCGTGAACGCGAACCATCTGCGGGACCGGACACAAGCCTGCGTTGGGGAAGTCGCTCGACGGCATAGAATGGCGTCATTGGTGCGCAATCACCCGAGGAGGCTGCCCGAACCGTGTTCCTCAAACGCATCCGCATCGACAACGTACGCGCCATCGCGGGTTTGGAGGTCGACTTCAACAGCGAGGACGGCGGCGCGCGGAAATGGACGCTGCTACTCGGCGAGAACGGTACGGGCAAGAGCACGATCCTGCGCTGCATCGCCCTTCTCCTCTGCGGGCGCGATGCTCTGCCGGAGTTGTTGGGGCGGGATCCGTCGAGCTGGATTCGCTCCGGGCGAACGAACGCCCGCATCGAAGGCACCATTGCAACCGCCCAGGGAGACGATCGCGTACACCTGGAGCTGCATCGGGACGAGACGATCTCCAAGACGATCGATCGAAACGCCGAACCGCTAGCCCCACTAGAAGATGCTCTCGCGCACACCGGGCGAAGCTATTTCCTCACCGGCTATGGGGCATCGCGTCGCCTCGGCCGTCCCGGCATACCTGGAGACGAGCAACGATCAGGCCGGGCTGCCAGGGTCCGCACCTTGTTCGACGCCGACGCAGCGCTCCGGCCGCTTGCATCGTGGGCTATGGACCTGCACTACGTCCGGGGTGAGAGCTTTCTTTCGCTGATACGATCGGCGCTTGCCGAGCTTCTTCCCGACGCTAGATTCAAGGACATCGACAAGACGCGCAAGACCCTGGTCTTCGATACGGCAGACGGACCCGTGTCGCTCGATGACCTGAGCGACGGCTACCAGAACGTGGCGGCCTGGGTAGGAGATCTGCTCTACCGGACCACCGGGACGTTCGACGACTATTCGAATCCCCTGGCAACGCGGGGACTCCTGTTGATTGATGAGATCGACCTGCACCTGCACGTCAAGTGGCAACGGCGACTGCGACGTTTCATCGACAACAAGCTGCCCAATTTCCAGATCGTGGCGACCACGCATTCTCCCATGACCGCCCAGCAGGCCGGTCGAGGTGAAGTCCATGTCCTTGCTCGCCCGACACCCGCAGCCGCACCCGAGATCCGAGGCTACGACACATCTCCCGACCGGCTCGCGCTTCATCAGCTCATCGAGCCGTTCTTCGGCATCGATACGGTCGATTCTGCCCGGATTACCGGTCTCAAGGACGAATACCGGGCTCTCAAGGGCAAGAGACGTCGCTCTGCCGATGAAAATCGACGGCTGGAAGTTCTGCGCGAACAGCTCGCCGACGCGCCGCCGGCGTGGAACGGCGGCGAGGGAACCAAGGCGCAAACCGAGGCGCTCAGGTCAATTCAAGCCCTGATCGAGAACGCCGCGGTCCGCGCCTCGGGGACTTCCGACGACAAGACACCGAAGACGAAGCCCTTACGCTCCCAGGTCGGGCGCAAGGTCGTGGTCAAGTAGCAGACCACGAACCCTCCGAAGCGGATTCCCAGACGCCGGACGCCGTGATCAAACTGACGAGAACCGCAGAGCCGCCCGCAGGGTTTGCCGGCGAACAGCGGATCGAGAAGAATCTGGCGCTCATCAGGCTGCGGCAGGACGGGAAGAAGCCCTCGAACAAGGTCTGGAAACAGGCGAAGACGCACCTGAAGGCAGAGAGCCACGGCAAGTGCGCCTACTGCGAGTCTGACACCAGCACCGTCGCCTACGGCGACGTCGAACACTTTCGTCCCCAGAGCGTCTATTGGTGGTTGGCGTACTGCTACGACAATTTCTCCTACAGTTGCCAGCTCTGCAACCAGATGTACAAGATAGCCACCTTCAGGGTTGCCAGGGAGGCCCGTCGCTGGCGAGGTCCGGCAATGCCCGCTCCAACCGAAGAGATCGCCGCGCAGGAACATGCCAGATTGATGACTCCCGATCCACGGGACCGAGCTACCGGAGGCATGCCGTTCGATGAGTTCCTACGGTCAGCAATCAAGGAGAAGCCGTTTCTGGTCGATCCCTACGTCGAAGACCCGGAAGAGCTCTACGGCTGGGAAGCGGACCCCGTCCTCAAGGAAGTTCGCGTCACCGCACGCACGAACCGGATCCGTGCAATTCGAGCCATTCGAGCGGCGGAGGACGATCTCGGCCTCAACCGGGAAGAGTTGCGCCGTCGCCGATGGCAGAATTACGAGGTGCTCAAGACGCTTGCGGACGTCATCAAGACACTCCCGCCAGATCATGCGACAGAAGCGAAGGAAGTGGCCGCGGCCGCGATCCGAGCCATGATGGCACCGGAGCGCGAGTACGCGGCCATGGCGCGCTACTTTGTCCGAGTCGAGTGGCGACTGGACGTCACCACCGCGGAGGAACAGGTGGAAACGCCCGTGCGGTAACGATGAGTCTCGGCTGGTCGGTCTACGGCTTCGACGTGGACGCCGGACGGCCGCCGAACCCATCGGGGTCGCCACAAACCGCCGCTGCACGCCGGACGAGCGCTTTTGGCTGAACGCGCAACACACCATCACACCACGGAGAGCGCGGGAGGAAGCCGATGCCACCGACTAGCACGTCTTCGACCAGAACGCGGGTGACCATCTCGGTACCGACCGACATCGCGCAGTACCTCCGATCGACCCCCAACCCAGCGCCCTGGTCTGCGAGGCGATCAGGACTTACCAGGCCCACGATCTGGCCCGTCGCCTCGAGGAGTACCGGGCAGATTGCGCGGAGGCGGAGCGGATCAACCGGGAATGGGAAAGCGCCGATACCGGTGTCTGGATGAGCTCGGCGCTCGAACGGGAGATCGTCGTGAACGTGCGGCTCGATCCTGCGGAAGGACGGGAAGATCCGCAGGGCACGACCGGCTATCGTGGAGTAGAGCGCAACGGCCCAGAACCTCGTCGCTCTACCGCGGCCGGCTGAAACCCCGCTATCATCGATCTGCACGCGAGCATTTCAGATGCCGGACAAGAACGCGACGAACGCCGGGATCGGATTCTGGGGCTTCGGCAGCGCACTGGCGATCACGATCTCGTGGTCACTGCACATGTCCGTCCTGTGGGCAACCGTCCACGGCGTCCTGTCGTGGTTCTACGTCATCTATTTCGTGGCTACCCGTTAGCGTCCCGAACCGTCCGCGCGTGACACGGTATCATCCCGCCATGGCAGGCGGGCTCGCCAGGTGAAGCGCCGGCCCAACAGGCGGCAGCGCAGCACTGGCGCGGCTCCAGGGCGCCGAGAGTGGATCGGCGGCGTTTTCGCGCCCCCGTTCTACGTTGTCGATCGCGAAGAACCCCGCCGTCCCAAGGTGGTGCTCTGGCTCGAGCTACCCGAGGGGCTCGTCGTCGGCCAAGCCGCGGTCATGCCCGAGGACCTCGACGGCGCCGTCGGCCGCGTACTGCGCACGGCGTTGACGGTCCCTCTCGTCGGTGCGCCGCGTCGGCCGGACGCCATCCGCGTAGACGACCCCGTCTCCGCCGACGAAGTACGCGCTGCGATCGACGGAACCATCCCCGTCACGGTCGCTCCCGTACCCGAGTTGGACGAGGTGTTCAATCACCTGGTCGAGTCGATGCCGCCGGGCGACGCCGACGAGAGCTACCTCGCCGACAGCCGGGTCTCGCCCGCCGCGGTCGAACGTCTGTTCACGGCCGCGCGCGGATTGTTCGCGACGGCGCCCTGGTCGATCGCCGCCGACGTGCAGGTGCTACGGATGGACGTTCCGGCGCTGGACGTCGAGGGCGCCTGCCTGTCGATCCTCGGTCAGGCGACCGGCAGGCACGGTGTCCTGATCTTCCCGTCGCTCGATGGCTTCGAGGCGTTCATGGACGCAGCCGGCGACCTCGAGGACGGTCAGATCGACCTCGGTTCCGGCTGGCTGGCGCTCATGTACGAACGGGCCGCGGATCTGCCGCCGGCGATGCGGCGCGAGGCGATGACGCACGGCTGGCCGGTGGAGAGCCCGGACGCCTATCCGGTGGTCGAGCGCCGCGACCCGGACGGCGTGCTGCGCCCGCTCGTCGAGCGCGACGTCGAGATAGCCGCCGCCTGCGCCCGATCGCTCGGCGCGTTCATCCTCAAGTACGCGGCGACGTTCTCCTCGGACACGTTCACGCCGGTGTGCGAGTCGTATTTCGACGAGGACGACCAGGAGGTACGGTTCACCGTACCCTATGAAGCGTACGCCGACGTCGACCTGTCGGACCCGGTGGACGACCTGCGTGCGGACATGGAGTTCGACGTCGCACTCGCCCCCGAACCGGCGCCGGTAGCGCCCTTCAGACCACGGGTCGCCCGCAACGCCCCCTGTCCGTGCGGCAGCGGACGCAAGTACAAGAAATGCTGCCTGCCGGACGACGAGGCCCAACATGCAGATCGACAGCGCGCCCCGGCGATACACGAGTCGGACGAACGACTGGTGGCCCGCCTCACCCGCTTCGCGATGCGGGAATTCGGCGCCGCCTGGGCATCTTTCAGGG is from Acidobacteriota bacterium and encodes:
- a CDS encoding AAA family ATPase, with amino-acid sequence MGAQSPEEAARTVFLKRIRIDNVRAIAGLEVDFNSEDGGARKWTLLLGENGTGKSTILRCIALLLCGRDALPELLGRDPSSWIRSGRTNARIEGTIATAQGDDRVHLELHRDETISKTIDRNAEPLAPLEDALAHTGRSYFLTGYGASRRLGRPGIPGDEQRSGRAARVRTLFDADAALRPLASWAMDLHYVRGESFLSLIRSALAELLPDARFKDIDKTRKTLVFDTADGPVSLDDLSDGYQNVAAWVGDLLYRTTGTFDDYSNPLATRGLLLIDEIDLHLHVKWQRRLRRFIDNKLPNFQIVATTHSPMTAQQAGRGEVHVLARPTPAAAPEIRGYDTSPDRLALHQLIEPFFGIDTVDSARITGLKDEYRALKGKRRRSADENRRLEVLREQLADAPPAWNGGEGTKAQTEALRSIQALIENAAVRASGTSDDKTPKTKPLRSQVGRKVVVK
- a CDS encoding DUF2384 domain-containing protein, yielding MVLWLELPEGLVVGQAAVMPEDLDGAVGRVLRTALTVPLVGAPRRPDAIRVDDPVSADEVRAAIDGTIPVTVAPVPELDEVFNHLVESMPPGDADESYLADSRVSPAAVERLFTAARGLFATAPWSIAADVQVLRMDVPALDVEGACLSILGQATGRHGVLIFPSLDGFEAFMDAAGDLEDGQIDLGSGWLALMYERAADLPPAMRREAMTHGWPVESPDAYPVVERRDPDGVLRPLVERDVEIAAACARSLGAFILKYAATFSSDTFTPVCESYFDEDDQEVRFTVPYEAYADVDLSDPVDDLRADMEFDVALAPEPAPVAPFRPRVARNAPCPCGSGRKYKKCCLPDDEAQHADRQRAPAIHESDERLVARLTRFAMREFGAAWASFREDFRSLREAVPLAAPWSVYNFEVDGRTAVEAYLERHGHRCTADERAWLNAQRAAWLSVWEVVAVDPGKTVKLRDLLSDVQRTVQEKRGSRTLVPRDTILARVVDHEGISLLCGMHPRPLSPVGAAEVVRYTGRRLQRRGTVPIDRLRDPAVGSYLIRHWEDAVDVADAQRAAPPQFCNQDGDPLLPTTDHFDVTPGAAAAVEARVAALDGAERGETIEDRTEYAFLRPHDPPHPDGEQAVIGHVRVEPTVLRLETNSVTRADALRARIETACGTRIRHRAREHTDPQALLKDREERPPPPAPGSPEARAVAEFKRRHYARWLDQPLPALQGRTPRDAARTAAGRAELELVFKQMEHMENHAPGDAPFDFSPLRRELRLDIT